A genomic region of Tsukamurella pulmonis contains the following coding sequences:
- the ileS gene encoding isoleucine--tRNA ligase, producing the protein MTRDDASPAKTGTPSFPDLEERVLAYWAENDTFRKTIANRAEAEEFVFYDGPPFANGLPHYGHLLTGYVKDLVPRYQTMRGKKVDRRFGWDTHGLPAELEAERQLGIKDKSEIETMGVEKFNDYCRTSVLRYTEEWRQYVTRQARWVDFDNDYKTLDLDFMESVMWAFKTLHEKGLIYQGYRVLPYSWYEQTPLSNQESKLDDAYKMRQDPAVTVGMPLRTKGTPLEALDGVEALIWTTTPWTLPSNLAIAVHPDLDYVHVIGADGKDYLLAEARLGVYARELGEEPEVKGRYKGRELEFAAYEPPFDFFAGHPKAHVTLLADYVTTDSGTGVVHLAPAFGEEDMDLATGKYGIEVVQPLDPGGKFTSAVPPYEGLQVFDANPVIAKDLKAKGRLLRHETIEHSYPHSWRSGQPLIYMAVPSWFVEVTKIIPRMLELNQDITWNPAHIRDGQFGKWVEGARDWNISRNRYWGAPIPVWVSDDPAYPRVDVYGSLDELERDFGVRPTNLHRPYIDELTRPNPDDPTGNSTMRRVPEVLDCWFESGSMPFAQVHYPFENRDWFDTHFPGDFIVEYNGQTKGWFYNLHVLATALFDSAAFRTVAAHGIVLGHDGLKMSKSKRNYPDVNEVFNRDGSDAMRWFLMASPILRGGNLVVTEQGIRDGVRQTLLPLWNAYSFLQLYAERPATWRTDSEDVLDRYILAKLAQTRDAMTEALDACNIADACEELRLFVDALTNWYVRRSRSRFWEGADTGAFDTLYTVLETTCRLAAPLLPMATEAMWRGLTGGDSVHLTDWPSASELPADPELVAAMDEVRDVCSVASSVRKANKLRVRLPLHTLTVAGPGAEKLAPFASIIADEVNVRDVQVSGDADQYGRVEIAVNARAAGPRLGKDVQTVIKAVKSGDYELVDGAVVAAGIALQDGEYTRKLVAAAPDSTAELPDGAGLVVLDLSVDAELEAEGWAKDRIRELQEARRSAGLDVSDRISLVLDVPAENLAAAQAHRELIAGEVLATSLEFAPLEKDVDAVELGDGVRARLTRA; encoded by the coding sequence ATGACCCGCGACGATGCGAGCCCCGCGAAGACGGGCACCCCGTCGTTCCCCGATCTCGAGGAGCGGGTGCTCGCCTACTGGGCCGAGAACGACACGTTCCGCAAGACGATCGCGAACCGCGCGGAGGCCGAGGAGTTCGTCTTCTACGACGGTCCGCCCTTCGCCAACGGCCTGCCCCACTACGGCCACCTGCTCACCGGCTACGTCAAGGACCTCGTCCCGCGCTACCAGACGATGCGCGGCAAGAAGGTGGACCGCCGCTTCGGGTGGGACACCCACGGCCTGCCCGCCGAGCTCGAGGCCGAGCGCCAGCTGGGGATCAAGGACAAGTCCGAGATCGAGACCATGGGCGTGGAGAAGTTCAACGACTACTGCCGCACGTCGGTGCTGCGGTACACGGAGGAGTGGCGCCAGTACGTCACCCGCCAGGCCCGCTGGGTGGACTTCGACAACGACTACAAGACGCTCGACCTGGACTTCATGGAGTCCGTCATGTGGGCGTTCAAGACCCTGCACGAGAAGGGCCTGATCTACCAGGGCTACCGCGTGCTGCCGTACTCCTGGTACGAGCAGACGCCCCTGTCGAACCAGGAGTCCAAGCTCGACGACGCCTACAAGATGCGGCAGGACCCGGCGGTCACCGTCGGGATGCCGTTGCGCACCAAGGGCACTCCGCTCGAGGCGCTCGACGGTGTCGAGGCCCTGATCTGGACCACCACGCCGTGGACGCTGCCCTCGAACCTCGCGATCGCCGTGCATCCCGATCTGGACTACGTGCACGTCATCGGCGCGGACGGCAAGGACTACCTGCTGGCGGAGGCGCGCCTGGGCGTGTACGCCCGCGAGCTCGGCGAGGAGCCGGAGGTCAAGGGGCGCTACAAGGGCCGCGAGCTGGAGTTCGCCGCGTACGAGCCGCCGTTCGACTTCTTCGCCGGACACCCGAAGGCGCACGTGACGCTGCTCGCCGACTACGTGACGACCGATTCCGGTACCGGCGTGGTGCACCTCGCGCCCGCGTTCGGTGAGGAGGACATGGACCTCGCCACCGGCAAGTACGGCATCGAGGTCGTGCAGCCGCTCGACCCGGGCGGCAAGTTCACCTCCGCGGTCCCGCCGTACGAGGGGCTGCAGGTCTTCGACGCGAACCCCGTCATCGCCAAGGACCTCAAGGCCAAGGGCCGGCTGCTGCGGCACGAGACCATCGAGCACAGCTACCCGCACTCGTGGCGCTCGGGTCAGCCGCTGATCTACATGGCCGTACCCTCGTGGTTCGTCGAGGTCACCAAGATCATCCCGCGCATGCTGGAGCTGAACCAGGACATCACCTGGAACCCCGCGCACATCCGCGACGGCCAGTTCGGCAAGTGGGTCGAGGGCGCGCGCGACTGGAACATCAGCCGCAACCGGTACTGGGGCGCCCCCATCCCGGTGTGGGTGTCCGACGATCCCGCGTACCCGCGCGTGGACGTGTACGGCTCGCTGGACGAGCTGGAGCGCGACTTCGGCGTGCGCCCGACCAACCTGCACCGCCCGTACATCGACGAGCTGACCCGGCCGAACCCGGACGACCCGACCGGGAACTCGACGATGCGCCGCGTTCCCGAGGTGCTGGACTGCTGGTTCGAGTCGGGCTCGATGCCCTTCGCGCAGGTGCACTACCCGTTCGAGAACCGGGACTGGTTCGACACGCACTTCCCGGGCGACTTCATCGTCGAGTACAACGGGCAGACCAAGGGCTGGTTCTACAACCTGCACGTGCTCGCGACGGCGCTGTTCGACAGCGCCGCCTTCCGCACGGTCGCGGCGCACGGCATCGTGCTCGGCCACGACGGACTCAAGATGTCGAAGTCGAAGCGGAACTACCCGGACGTCAACGAGGTGTTCAACCGCGACGGTTCCGACGCCATGCGCTGGTTCCTCATGGCGTCGCCGATCCTGCGCGGCGGCAATCTCGTGGTCACCGAGCAGGGCATCCGCGACGGTGTGCGGCAGACGCTGCTGCCGCTGTGGAACGCCTACTCGTTCCTGCAGCTGTACGCGGAGCGGCCGGCGACGTGGCGGACGGATTCCGAGGACGTGCTGGACCGGTACATCCTCGCGAAGCTGGCGCAGACCCGCGACGCCATGACGGAGGCGCTGGACGCCTGCAACATCGCCGACGCGTGCGAGGAGCTGCGCCTGTTCGTCGACGCACTGACCAACTGGTACGTGCGCCGGTCGCGCTCGCGGTTCTGGGAGGGCGCCGACACGGGGGCCTTCGACACGCTCTACACCGTGCTGGAGACCACCTGCCGGCTCGCGGCGCCGCTGCTCCCGATGGCCACCGAGGCGATGTGGCGCGGCCTCACGGGCGGCGATTCGGTGCACCTGACCGACTGGCCGTCGGCGTCCGAGCTCCCGGCCGATCCCGAGTTGGTCGCGGCGATGGACGAGGTCCGCGACGTCTGCTCGGTCGCCTCGTCGGTCCGCAAGGCGAACAAGCTGCGCGTGCGGCTGCCGCTGCACACGCTGACCGTGGCCGGGCCCGGTGCGGAGAAGCTCGCGCCGTTCGCGTCGATCATCGCCGACGAGGTGAACGTGCGCGACGTGCAGGTCTCGGGCGACGCCGATCAGTACGGCCGCGTCGAGATCGCGGTCAACGCGCGCGCCGCCGGCCCGCGCCTGGGCAAGGACGTGCAGACGGTGATCAAGGCCGTGAAGTCCGGGGACTACGAGCTGGTCGACGGTGCCGTCGTCGCCGCGGGCATCGCGCTGCAGGACGGCGAGTACACCCGCAAGCTGGTCGCCGCGGCCCCCGACTCCACCGCGGAGCTGCCCGACGGTGCCGGCCTCGTCGTGCTCGATCTCTCGGTCGACGCCGAGCTCGAGGCCGAGGGCTGGGCGAAGGACCGCATCCGGGAGCTGCAGGAGGCGCGGCGCTCCGCGGGCCTCGACGTGAGCGACCGGATCTCCCTCGTGCTCGACGTGCCCGCCGAGAATCTGGCTGCCGCGCAGGCGCATCGCGAGCTGATCGCGGGCGAGGTGCTGGCCACCTCGCTCGAGTTCGCGCCGCTCGAGAAGGACGTGGACGCCGTCGAGCTCGGTGACGGGGTCCGGGCCCGCCTCACCCGCGCCTGA
- a CDS encoding DivIVA domain-containing protein: protein MKLTPADVRNVAFSKPPIGKRGYNEDEVDQFLDLVETELARLIDENNDLQQRNAELERELGEARAGGGEQPSADSTVAFASPTPNAPAVAEPAPAAAAAAPATTEEAHVRAAKVLGLAQETADRLTSNSRSEAEKLVADARAQSEAMVTDARQKAEAMVADARQRSDALLADAQTRSENQLRQAQERSDALQAEAETKHTEIMTTINQQRTVLEGRIEQLKTYEREYRTRLKTYLEGQLEELQSLRSAAPVDHGQGRGGDFNDPGNAAGGNQQYK, encoded by the coding sequence ATGAAGCTGACACCCGCCGACGTGCGGAACGTGGCGTTCAGCAAGCCGCCTATCGGAAAGCGCGGCTACAACGAGGACGAGGTGGATCAGTTCCTCGATCTGGTCGAGACCGAGCTCGCTCGGCTGATCGACGAGAACAACGATCTGCAGCAGCGCAACGCCGAGCTCGAGCGCGAGCTCGGTGAGGCCCGCGCCGGTGGCGGCGAGCAGCCGTCGGCCGACAGCACCGTCGCCTTCGCGTCGCCGACGCCGAACGCGCCGGCCGTCGCCGAGCCGGCTCCGGCCGCCGCTGCCGCGGCGCCGGCCACCACCGAGGAGGCGCACGTGCGCGCCGCCAAGGTGCTCGGCCTCGCGCAGGAGACCGCCGACCGCCTCACGAGCAACTCGCGCTCCGAGGCCGAGAAGCTGGTCGCGGATGCGCGCGCCCAGTCGGAGGCCATGGTCACCGACGCCCGGCAGAAGGCCGAGGCCATGGTGGCCGACGCCCGCCAGCGCTCCGATGCGCTGCTCGCCGATGCCCAGACCCGCTCGGAGAACCAGCTGCGCCAGGCGCAGGAGCGCTCCGACGCTCTGCAGGCCGAGGCCGAGACGAAGCACACCGAGATCATGACCACCATCAACCAGCAGCGCACGGTGCTGGAGGGTCGGATCGAGCAGCTCAAGACCTACGAGCGCGAGTACCGCACCCGCCTCAAGACCTACCTCGAGGGGCAGCTCGAGGAGCTGCAGTCGCTGCGCAGCGCCGCTCCGGTCGATCACGGCCAGGGTCGCGGTGGCGACTTCAACGATCCCGGCAACGCCGCCGGCGGCAACCAGCAGTACAAGTAG
- a CDS encoding YggT family protein: MQAFWVVVYTLLSIFWFLLIVRLVVEVVKSFAREWFPSGIVAVILEAVFTVTDPPLKALRKVLPSPQLGPIRLDLSFIVLFLLVAVAQRIVAGLAV; the protein is encoded by the coding sequence GTGCAAGCATTCTGGGTCGTCGTCTACACACTGCTCTCGATCTTCTGGTTCCTTCTGATCGTCCGGCTCGTGGTCGAGGTGGTGAAGTCCTTCGCGCGCGAGTGGTTCCCCTCGGGGATCGTGGCCGTGATTCTCGAAGCAGTGTTCACCGTCACGGATCCTCCGCTCAAGGCTCTCCGGAAGGTGTTGCCTTCGCCGCAGCTCGGACCGATCCGGCTGGATCTGTCGTTCATCGTGCTGTTTCTGCTGGTCGCGGTCGCGCAGCGGATCGTCGCGGGGCTGGCCGTCTAG
- a CDS encoding cell division protein SepF, which translates to MSTLHKVKAYFGMVPLDAYDDGYVDEGVPQPRGRRSLDDDFDDYRADYRGDRGYAYDGRLADEYDAYQPAYDDGYAARGAGYDDRYDRGYREPARPSLPRLEPLRDASRSVAPSTRGALAMDTRADVLSQENPMSRITTLRPTSYEEARTIGERFREGIPVIMDLTAMDNADAKRLVDFAAGLTFALHGSFDRITTKVFMLATADVDVTEEDRARIAETGFYNR; encoded by the coding sequence ATGAGCACTCTGCACAAGGTCAAGGCGTACTTCGGGATGGTTCCGCTGGACGCCTACGACGACGGATACGTCGACGAGGGCGTCCCGCAGCCGCGCGGGCGCCGCAGCCTCGACGACGACTTCGACGACTACCGCGCGGACTACCGCGGTGACCGCGGCTACGCCTACGACGGCCGCCTCGCCGACGAGTACGACGCGTACCAGCCCGCCTACGACGACGGCTACGCCGCTCGTGGCGCCGGCTACGACGACCGGTACGACCGCGGCTACCGCGAGCCCGCCCGGCCCTCGCTGCCGCGCCTGGAGCCGCTGCGGGACGCCTCGCGGTCGGTCGCCCCGTCCACCCGTGGCGCGCTGGCGATGGACACCCGTGCCGACGTGCTGAGCCAGGAGAACCCGATGTCGCGCATCACCACCCTGCGTCCCACCTCGTACGAGGAGGCGCGCACGATCGGTGAGCGCTTCCGCGAGGGCATCCCGGTGATCATGGACCTCACCGCGATGGACAACGCCGACGCCAAGCGTCTCGTCGACTTCGCCGCGGGCCTGACGTTCGCGCTGCACGGCTCCTTCGACCGGATCACCACCAAGGTGTTCATGCTGGCCACGGCCGATGTCGACGTGACGGAGGAGGACCGGGCCCGCATCGCGGAGACCGGCTTCTACAACCGCTGA
- the pgeF gene encoding peptidoglycan editing factor PgeF gives MTEPANAPVPAHRVRRVTTTRAGGVSQAPYDTFNLGDHVGDDPAAVAANRLRLEREIGVEPGHVVWMEQIHSRTVTVVDGPRDEPVEATDALVTTVPGLALAVLTADCVPVLLSDDEAGVLAAVHAGRVGARIGIVPAVVEAMRDLGARPERMGAFLGPAASGAQYEVPASMAADVDKHLPGSRCRTAKGTDGLDLRAGIRRQLEGLGVAGVAVDPRDTITDPTLFSHRRGAPTGRLASVIWIDTAK, from the coding sequence ATGACTGAACCCGCGAACGCTCCTGTCCCTGCGCACCGGGTCCGGCGGGTGACCACCACCCGCGCGGGCGGTGTCTCGCAGGCCCCCTACGACACCTTCAACCTCGGCGATCACGTCGGCGACGATCCCGCCGCGGTGGCGGCGAACCGGCTGCGCCTCGAGCGCGAGATCGGCGTCGAGCCCGGCCACGTCGTCTGGATGGAGCAGATCCACAGCCGCACCGTCACCGTCGTCGACGGTCCGCGGGACGAGCCCGTGGAGGCCACCGATGCGCTCGTGACGACGGTGCCGGGGCTCGCCCTCGCCGTGCTCACCGCCGACTGCGTGCCGGTGCTCCTCTCGGACGACGAGGCCGGGGTGCTCGCGGCCGTGCACGCGGGGCGCGTCGGCGCCCGGATCGGCATCGTGCCCGCCGTGGTCGAGGCCATGCGGGACCTCGGCGCGCGCCCCGAGCGGATGGGCGCGTTCCTCGGGCCCGCCGCCAGCGGTGCCCAGTACGAGGTGCCCGCGTCGATGGCGGCCGATGTGGACAAGCACCTGCCCGGCAGCCGGTGCCGCACCGCGAAGGGCACCGACGGTCTGGACCTGCGGGCGGGCATCCGCCGGCAGCTCGAGGGTCTGGGGGTGGCCGGCGTCGCGGTGGACCCGCGCGACACCATCACCGACCCCACCCTGTTCTCGCACCGCCGTGGTGCGCCGACCGGACGGCTCGCCTCCGTGATCTGGATCGACACGGCGAAATGA
- the ftsZ gene encoding cell division protein FtsZ, whose protein sequence is MTAAHNYLAVIKVVGIGGGGVNAVNRMIEQGLKGVEFIAINTDAQALIMSDADVKLDVGRDSTRGLGAGADPEVGRKAAEDAKDEIEELLKGADMVFVTAGEGGGTGTGGAPVVASIARKLGALTVGVVTRPFTFEGARRGKQAEQGITSLRESCDTLIVIPNDRLLQLGDVSVSALDAFKSADEVLLNGVQGITDLITTPGLINVDFADVKSVMSGAGSALMGIGSARGEGRALKAAEAAVNSPLLETSMEGAHGVLMSIAGGSDLGLFEINEAASLVQGASHEDANIIFGTVIDDNLGDEVRITVIAAGFDGGAPARRPVTRIGGQHTAPEPAAAEPEERRGNPFGARPARANDPFAAGPAGRESRPDDDFDLDVPSFLQNRR, encoded by the coding sequence ATGACCGCCGCGCACAACTACCTCGCCGTAATCAAGGTCGTCGGCATCGGCGGCGGCGGCGTCAACGCCGTGAACCGGATGATCGAACAGGGGCTCAAGGGCGTCGAGTTCATCGCGATCAACACCGACGCACAGGCACTCATCATGAGCGACGCCGACGTCAAGCTCGACGTGGGCCGCGACTCGACCCGGGGCCTCGGCGCCGGCGCCGATCCCGAGGTGGGCCGCAAGGCCGCCGAGGACGCCAAGGACGAGATCGAGGAGCTCCTCAAGGGCGCCGACATGGTCTTCGTCACGGCGGGCGAGGGTGGCGGCACCGGTACCGGTGGCGCCCCCGTCGTCGCGAGCATCGCCCGCAAGCTGGGCGCGCTCACCGTCGGTGTCGTGACCCGTCCGTTCACGTTCGAGGGCGCCCGCCGCGGCAAGCAGGCCGAGCAGGGCATCACCTCGCTGCGCGAGTCCTGCGACACGCTCATCGTGATCCCGAACGACCGCCTGCTGCAGCTCGGTGATGTCAGCGTCTCCGCGCTGGACGCGTTCAAGAGCGCCGACGAGGTGCTCCTCAACGGTGTCCAGGGCATCACCGACCTGATCACCACGCCGGGCCTGATCAACGTCGACTTCGCGGACGTCAAGAGCGTCATGTCCGGCGCCGGCAGCGCCCTCATGGGCATCGGCTCGGCGCGGGGCGAGGGTCGCGCGCTCAAGGCCGCCGAGGCCGCGGTGAACTCGCCGCTGCTCGAGACCTCGATGGAGGGCGCGCACGGCGTGCTCATGTCCATCGCCGGTGGCAGCGACCTGGGCCTGTTCGAGATCAACGAGGCCGCGTCGCTGGTGCAGGGCGCCTCGCACGAGGACGCGAACATCATCTTCGGCACCGTGATCGACGACAACCTCGGCGACGAGGTGCGGATCACCGTCATCGCGGCCGGCTTCGACGGGGGCGCGCCCGCGCGTCGCCCGGTCACCCGGATCGGCGGCCAGCACACGGCCCCCGAGCCGGCCGCCGCGGAGCCGGAGGAGCGTCGGGGCAACCCGTTCGGCGCCCGCCCGGCGCGCGCCAACGACCCGTTCGCCGCAGGCCCCGCCGGCCGCGAGTCGCGGCCGGACGACGACTTCGATCTCGACGTCCCCTCGTTCCTGCAGAACCGCCGCTGA
- a CDS encoding cell division protein FtsQ/DivIB, with amino-acid sequence MSAPVRRRVPGLRRLLLILLALVVVGALAAAAYFSPVLSARDVSVTGATNAPADQVAKVVEPLKGRPLLQITPGQRDAYAAQVIAVSPWIDRATVTVSYPSTLVVEVTEREVVAYAQRPAGTVLVDAKGVPFIKVGEPPILTPKLTVDDPKSDDPATTASIAVLKSLPPDLHGQVVEIGADSPANVRFVLRDKRVVYWGDASRADAKTAALRMVLTRPGKEFTVINPDMPTTR; translated from the coding sequence GTGAGCGCTCCCGTGCGCAGGCGCGTGCCGGGTCTGCGGCGCCTGCTGCTGATCCTGCTCGCGCTGGTCGTCGTGGGCGCTCTCGCGGCCGCGGCGTACTTCTCGCCGGTGCTCTCCGCGCGCGACGTGTCCGTGACCGGCGCGACGAACGCCCCGGCCGATCAGGTCGCGAAGGTGGTGGAGCCGCTCAAGGGGCGCCCGCTGCTGCAGATCACGCCCGGGCAGCGCGATGCGTACGCCGCGCAGGTGATCGCGGTGAGCCCGTGGATCGATCGCGCGACCGTGACGGTGTCCTATCCGTCGACGCTGGTCGTCGAGGTGACCGAGCGCGAGGTCGTGGCCTACGCGCAGCGTCCGGCCGGCACGGTGCTCGTGGACGCGAAGGGCGTGCCGTTCATCAAGGTGGGGGAGCCGCCGATCCTCACCCCGAAGCTGACCGTCGACGATCCGAAGTCGGACGACCCGGCGACGACGGCCTCGATCGCCGTCCTGAAGTCCCTGCCGCCCGATCTGCACGGGCAGGTCGTCGAGATCGGCGCGGATTCGCCGGCCAACGTGCGATTCGTGTTGCGCGACAAGCGGGTCGTGTACTGGGGCGACGCCTCGCGGGCCGACGCGAAGACCGCGGCGCTGCGCATGGTGCTCACCCGTCCGGGCAAGGAGTTCACCGTGATCAATCCGGACATGCCGACCACGCGCTGA
- the murC gene encoding UDP-N-acetylmuramate--L-alanine ligase, which yields MVGIGGAGMSGIARILLARGGQVSGSDAKESRGVIALRARGAQVQVGHSPEALDLLPGGPTVVVTTHAAIPKDNPELVEAQRRGIPVILRPEVLADLMDGYRTLLVSGTHGKTSTTSMAVVALQHCGANPSFAVGGELNESGTNAFHGTGDVFVAEADESDGSLLQYAPDVVVVTNVEADHLDFFGSEEKYVAVFDAFTERIRPGGTLVVCLDDPGSAALAQRTHATLRARGVRVLGYGEGVRPDLAPDVPLAAQLIDYKPRAEGGMLKVRFTDDDGAVTDRALLLGVPGKHMALNAVAATLAVAATGFPMAKAIAGIEAFGGVHRRFQLRGTEQGVRVFDDYAHHPTEVRAVLTAAAEMVAKQAGPGRVVVAFQPHLYSRTEQFAAEFAEALSLADEVVVLDVYGAREDPLPGVTGERIAEKVTASVRYVPIQAEVAGVVAGLAHAGDVVITMGAGDVTMQAPTILNALAQRAAEAGA from the coding sequence ATGGTGGGCATCGGCGGTGCCGGCATGTCGGGCATCGCCCGGATCCTGCTCGCCCGCGGCGGCCAGGTGTCGGGCTCCGACGCCAAGGAGTCGCGCGGCGTGATCGCCCTGCGTGCCCGCGGTGCCCAGGTCCAGGTGGGCCACAGCCCCGAGGCGCTCGACCTGCTGCCCGGCGGCCCGACGGTGGTCGTGACCACCCATGCGGCCATCCCCAAGGACAACCCGGAGCTGGTCGAGGCCCAGCGCCGCGGAATCCCCGTGATCCTGCGGCCCGAGGTGCTCGCCGACCTCATGGACGGCTACCGCACCCTGCTGGTGAGCGGCACCCACGGCAAGACCTCCACCACGTCGATGGCGGTCGTGGCCCTGCAGCACTGCGGCGCCAACCCGTCCTTCGCGGTGGGCGGCGAGCTCAACGAGTCGGGCACCAACGCCTTCCACGGCACGGGCGACGTCTTCGTCGCCGAGGCCGACGAGTCCGACGGCTCGCTGCTGCAGTACGCGCCCGACGTGGTGGTCGTCACCAACGTCGAGGCCGATCACCTCGACTTCTTCGGCTCGGAGGAGAAGTACGTCGCGGTCTTCGACGCCTTCACCGAGCGGATCCGCCCCGGCGGCACCCTGGTCGTGTGCCTCGACGACCCAGGTTCGGCGGCCCTCGCGCAGCGGACCCACGCCACGCTGCGGGCCCGTGGCGTCCGCGTGCTCGGCTACGGCGAGGGCGTGCGCCCGGACCTCGCGCCGGACGTACCGCTCGCCGCGCAGCTGATCGACTACAAGCCGCGTGCCGAGGGCGGCATGCTCAAGGTGCGCTTCACCGACGACGACGGTGCCGTCACCGATCGGGCGCTCCTGCTCGGCGTGCCCGGGAAGCACATGGCGCTCAACGCGGTCGCCGCGACGCTCGCCGTGGCCGCGACCGGTTTCCCGATGGCGAAGGCGATCGCGGGCATCGAGGCGTTCGGCGGGGTGCACCGCCGGTTCCAACTCCGCGGCACCGAGCAGGGGGTGCGCGTCTTCGACGATTACGCGCACCACCCGACCGAGGTCCGTGCCGTCCTGACGGCGGCCGCCGAGATGGTGGCCAAGCAGGCGGGACCGGGCCGGGTCGTCGTCGCCTTCCAGCCCCATCTGTACTCGCGCACCGAGCAGTTCGCGGCCGAGTTCGCGGAGGCGCTCAGCCTGGCCGACGAGGTCGTGGTGCTCGACGTCTACGGCGCGCGGGAGGATCCGCTGCCGGGAGTGACGGGGGAGCGGATCGCCGAGAAGGTGACCGCCTCCGTGCGGTACGTGCCCATCCAGGCCGAGGTGGCGGGCGTGGTCGCCGGCCTCGCGCACGCCGGCGACGTGGTGATCACCATGGGCGCGGGTGATGTGACGATGCAGGCGCCGACCATCCTGAACGCACTGGCGCAGCGCGCCGCCGAGGCGGGCGCGTGA
- the murG gene encoding undecaprenyldiphospho-muramoylpentapeptide beta-N-acetylglucosaminyltransferase codes for MSSSRSVSVVVAGGGTAGHIEPALAVADAVRAQSPDAEVTALGTPKGLEGRLVPERGYPLAMIPPVPLPRKPGKDLAKLPFTLTGAVRRTRKVLRETGADVVIGFGGYVALPAYLAARSMGLPIVIHEANASAGVANKVGAKLATKVFAAVPGSGVPAEVVGIPVRASITGLDRAALRAEARAHFGLPVDGPVVLVFGGSQGAVRLNDGVVGAARDFADAGIGVLHAYGPKNSVDVAVPGYVAVPYLSRMDLAYAAADLAVCRSGAMTVAEVAAVGLPAVYVPLAHGNGEQALNAQPVVAAGGGLLVDDAAFTPDLVRETVIPLAGDAARLAAMSAAAGGTGHRDAAGTVAAAALALAQERRKS; via the coding sequence GTGAGTTCTTCTCGATCGGTTTCGGTGGTGGTGGCCGGTGGCGGCACCGCAGGACACATCGAACCCGCGCTGGCGGTGGCCGACGCCGTCCGGGCCCAGAGCCCCGACGCCGAGGTCACCGCTCTGGGCACGCCGAAGGGGCTCGAGGGCCGGCTCGTCCCGGAGCGCGGCTACCCGCTCGCGATGATCCCGCCGGTGCCCCTGCCCCGTAAGCCCGGCAAGGACCTGGCGAAGCTGCCCTTCACCCTCACCGGCGCCGTGCGCCGCACCCGGAAGGTGCTGCGCGAGACCGGTGCCGACGTCGTCATCGGCTTCGGCGGCTACGTCGCGCTGCCCGCCTACCTCGCAGCCCGGAGCATGGGCCTGCCGATCGTCATCCATGAGGCCAACGCCAGCGCCGGCGTCGCGAACAAGGTCGGCGCCAAGCTGGCCACGAAGGTCTTCGCCGCCGTGCCCGGGTCGGGCGTGCCGGCCGAGGTGGTCGGCATCCCCGTCCGTGCCTCCATCACCGGCCTCGACCGCGCGGCCCTGCGCGCCGAGGCCCGCGCCCACTTCGGGCTGCCCGTCGACGGGCCCGTCGTGCTGGTCTTCGGCGGCAGCCAGGGCGCGGTCCGCCTCAACGACGGGGTCGTGGGCGCCGCCCGGGACTTCGCCGACGCGGGGATCGGCGTGCTGCACGCCTACGGCCCCAAGAACTCCGTCGACGTGGCCGTGCCCGGCTATGTCGCCGTGCCCTACCTGTCCCGGATGGATCTCGCCTACGCCGCCGCCGACCTCGCCGTGTGCCGGTCCGGGGCGATGACGGTGGCCGAGGTCGCCGCGGTCGGGCTGCCCGCCGTCTACGTGCCCCTCGCGCACGGCAACGGCGAGCAGGCGCTCAACGCGCAGCCCGTGGTGGCCGCGGGCGGCGGCCTGCTCGTCGATGACGCCGCCTTCACGCCGGACCTGGTGCGCGAGACCGTGATCCCGCTGGCGGGCGATGCCGCCCGGCTCGCCGCCATGAGCGCCGCCGCCGGCGGCACCGGGCACCGGGACGCGGCGGGCACCGTCGCCGCCGCGGCCCTCGCACTGGCACAGGAGAGGCGGAAGTCGTGA